The following proteins are co-located in the Streptococcus downei MFe28 genome:
- a CDS encoding PTS system mannose/fructose/sorbose family transporter subunit IID, protein MSERIQLSKSDRRKVWWRSTFLQGSWNYERMQNLGWAYALIPSIKKLYKTKEDRAAALERHLEFFNTHPYIAAPILGVTLALEEEKSNGTEVDDATIQGIKIGMMGPLAGIGDPVFWFVLRPTLGALGASLAISGNILGPIIFFLAWNIIRMAFLWYTQEFGYKAGTEITKDLSGGILKNITKGASILGMFVIGALVQRWVTINFALKLPATKLTNDNGATYIEFPKNSEVIHSGQLQKILQGVKDNLSLTNVKVETLQDQLDKLLPGLMALLLTLLCMWLLKKKVSPIVMILGLFVVGIVAHVIGLM, encoded by the coding sequence ATGTCAGAAAGAATTCAATTATCAAAATCTGATCGCCGTAAAGTTTGGTGGCGTTCAACCTTCTTGCAAGGGTCTTGGAACTATGAGCGGATGCAGAACCTAGGTTGGGCATATGCCTTGATTCCATCAATCAAAAAACTTTATAAAACGAAAGAAGACCGCGCCGCTGCACTTGAGCGTCACTTGGAGTTTTTTAATACTCACCCCTATATTGCTGCTCCTATTTTAGGAGTAACGCTTGCCCTTGAAGAAGAAAAATCAAATGGTACAGAAGTAGATGATGCTACTATTCAAGGGATTAAGATTGGTATGATGGGCCCCTTGGCTGGTATTGGTGACCCAGTTTTCTGGTTCGTTCTTCGCCCAACACTTGGAGCACTTGGTGCTTCTCTTGCTATTTCAGGAAATATTCTAGGACCAATTATTTTCTTCCTTGCTTGGAATATCATCCGTATGGCTTTCCTTTGGTACACTCAAGAATTTGGCTATAAAGCAGGTACAGAAATTACCAAGGATCTTTCAGGTGGTATCCTTAAAAATATCACCAAAGGTGCTTCTATCCTAGGGATGTTTGTCATCGGTGCACTTGTTCAGCGCTGGGTAACAATTAACTTTGCACTAAAACTTCCAGCTACTAAATTAACAAATGACAATGGCGCTACTTATATAGAATTTCCTAAAAACAGCGAAGTTATTCATAGTGGCCAACTCCAAAAGATTCTTCAAGGTGTCAAAGATAATTTGAGTCTTACTAATGTTAAGGTAGAAACTTTACAGGACCAATTGGATAAATTACTTCCAGGTTTGATGGCCCTTCTACTCACGCTTCTTTGTATGTGGTTACTCAAGAAGAAAGTTTCACCAATTGTAATGATTCTCGGACTGTTCGTCGTAGGTATCGTTGCTCATGTTATCGGATTGATGTAA
- a CDS encoding DUF956 family protein, with protein sequence MVQSLNSKMDMTSKGTWFREGPIYGNIMVGDKAFEFYNDTKLQDYIQIPWTEINYVIVDIYFGGRYIPRFEIRTKHNGNLRFSSRKSRETIKAIQKRMPRESLRKARSVGAILKQRSKDLLRLIARKK encoded by the coding sequence ATGGTTCAATCGCTCAATTCAAAGATGGATATGACCTCTAAGGGAACCTGGTTTCGTGAGGGTCCCATCTATGGCAATATCATGGTCGGCGATAAGGCCTTCGAATTCTACAATGATACCAAGTTGCAGGATTATATCCAGATTCCTTGGACTGAAATCAACTACGTCATTGTTGATATTTACTTTGGTGGCCGCTACATTCCTCGCTTTGAAATCCGCACCAAGCATAATGGTAACCTGCGTTTTTCTAGTCGGAAGAGTCGCGAAACCATCAAGGCTATCCAAAAGCGAATGCCACGCGAAAGTCTGAGGAAGGCCAGAAGTGTCGGAGCTATCTTAAAACAACGCTCCAAAGATCTGCTCCGCCTGATTGCTAGAAAAAAATAA
- a CDS encoding peptide cleavage/export ABC transporter, whose amino-acid sequence MNTFSYLLLTVVLVLVANLFLEFIKYFLKTTSAMNRENSKKFSNFLWSRTRRFKFVPQVDDRDCGPAALASIAKHYGSDYSLVHLRELTKTERQGTTALGIIEAAKSIGFETHSLDADMSLFSYDDLIYPFIVHVVKNGRLQHYYVIYANEGDHLIIGDPDPNVQVTRITKEKFKSEWTGVAIFFSPNDDYQVQKDKKRGLISFIPSFLKQKGLLSYIIMASLIVTLIDIVGAFFLQVILDEYIPSQQISTLSLVTLGLIITYVVQQLIVFAKEYLLIILGQRLTIDIILSYLKHIFLLPMSFFSTRRTGEITSRFTDANQIIDAMASTIFSIFLDFTMIIIVGGALLIQNAILFYLALISIPIYITIIFAFMKMFGYLNYAVMESSAMMSSSIIEDIDGIETIKSLTSEQVSYQRIDKEFVDFLEKSFRLRKYGAIQNSIKTAAKLILNVVILWYGARLVMTGKISAGQMITFNVLLGYFSNPIENIINLQIKFQSARIANTRLNEVYLVESEFENDGELSEDSFLDGDISFEKLSYKYGYGRDTLSDINLTIAKGSKVSLVGPSGSGKTTLAKMMVNFYEPNRGIARINGYDLKVIDKTALRQHISYLPQQAYVFSGSIMDNLTLGAKEGTTQEDIIRACELAEIRSDIEQMPLGYQTELSDGAGVSGGQKQRIALARALLTQAPVLILDEATSSLDVLTEKKIVDNLMAMTDKTIIFVAHRLSIAQRTERIIVMDQGKIVETGSHKELLANKGFYYTLFN is encoded by the coding sequence ATGAACACATTTTCTTACCTTCTTTTGACTGTAGTTTTAGTATTAGTAGCCAATTTATTCTTAGAATTTATAAAATACTTTTTAAAAACAACTTCAGCAATGAATAGGGAAAATTCTAAGAAATTTTCAAATTTTTTGTGGAGTCGAACTAGACGTTTTAAATTTGTTCCACAAGTCGATGATAGAGATTGTGGTCCAGCAGCTCTAGCCTCTATTGCCAAGCATTATGGTTCAGATTATTCTTTAGTTCATTTGCGTGAACTTACAAAGACAGAGCGACAAGGAACTACAGCATTAGGAATTATTGAAGCAGCTAAGAGCATTGGATTTGAAACGCATTCTCTAGATGCGGATATGTCCTTATTTAGTTACGATGATCTTATCTATCCTTTCATTGTTCATGTTGTTAAAAATGGTCGTCTGCAACATTACTATGTTATTTATGCTAATGAAGGAGACCACTTAATCATTGGTGATCCTGATCCCAATGTGCAGGTTACTCGTATAACCAAAGAAAAATTTAAGTCCGAATGGACAGGTGTAGCAATTTTTTTCTCTCCAAATGATGATTATCAAGTCCAAAAAGATAAGAAAAGAGGATTGATAAGTTTTATACCTTCTTTTTTAAAACAAAAGGGGCTCTTGTCCTATATTATAATGGCGAGCCTGATAGTTACCCTAATTGATATTGTCGGAGCCTTCTTCCTGCAAGTGATACTGGATGAATATATTCCTAGTCAACAAATTTCGACTTTAAGCCTCGTTACTTTAGGTTTGATAATTACTTATGTTGTCCAACAACTAATAGTTTTTGCTAAAGAATATCTATTAATAATATTAGGTCAAAGACTGACAATAGATATCATACTTTCTTATCTAAAGCACATTTTTCTTCTGCCGATGTCTTTCTTTTCAACTAGGAGGACTGGGGAAATTACATCCCGTTTCACAGATGCCAATCAAATTATTGATGCTATGGCATCGACAATTTTTTCAATTTTTTTAGATTTTACGATGATTATTATAGTTGGGGGAGCACTTCTGATTCAAAATGCTATCTTATTTTATCTTGCTCTCATTTCTATTCCCATCTATATTACGATTATTTTCGCATTTATGAAAATGTTTGGTTACTTAAATTATGCAGTGATGGAAAGCAGTGCAATGATGTCCTCGTCTATCATAGAAGATATTGATGGAATAGAAACGATCAAATCCTTGACTAGTGAACAGGTTAGTTATCAAAGAATTGACAAAGAATTTGTTGATTTTTTAGAGAAATCCTTTAGATTACGTAAATATGGAGCTATTCAAAACTCAATTAAAACAGCTGCAAAGCTAATTTTGAATGTAGTTATTCTTTGGTATGGAGCACGCTTGGTCATGACTGGAAAAATTTCAGCGGGACAAATGATTACATTTAATGTGCTTTTAGGATATTTTTCAAACCCAATTGAAAATATTATTAATTTACAGATTAAGTTCCAATCAGCCCGCATAGCTAATACCCGTCTCAATGAGGTTTATCTGGTAGAGTCCGAGTTTGAAAATGATGGCGAGCTCTCTGAAGACAGCTTCTTAGATGGAGATATTTCCTTTGAAAAGCTGTCCTACAAGTATGGCTATGGCCGTGACACCCTGTCCGATATCAACTTGACCATTGCGAAGGGGTCTAAAGTCAGCCTAGTGGGACCATCCGGTTCTGGTAAGACAACCCTAGCAAAGATGATGGTCAACTTCTATGAGCCGAATCGCGGGATCGCTCGGATCAACGGTTACGACCTCAAGGTTATTGACAAAACCGCCCTGCGGCAGCACATCAGCTACCTCCCCCAACAGGCCTACGTGTTCAGTGGGAGCATCATGGACAACCTGACCTTAGGAGCCAAGGAAGGCACGACTCAGGAAGACATTATTCGCGCCTGTGAACTCGCTGAGATCCGCTCAGATATTGAGCAGATGCCTCTGGGGTATCAGACCGAACTGTCTGATGGCGCCGGTGTCTCGGGCGGTCAGAAGCAGCGGATTGCTTTAGCCCGTGCCCTTTTGACCCAAGCGCCGGTCTTGATTTTGGATGAGGCGACCAGCAGTCTAGATGTCCTGACGGAAAAGAAGATTGTGGACAACCTCATGGCCATGACCGATAAGACAATTATCTTTGTGGCTCACCGCTTGAGTATTGCGCAGCGGACAGAGCGCATTATTGTTATGGACCAAGGAAAGATTGTAGAGACCGGCAGCCATAAGGAACTGTTGGCGAATAAAGGCTTCTACTACACACTGTTTAACTAA
- the serS gene encoding serine--tRNA ligase, translating to MLDLKRIRQNFDEVAKNLANRGVKAETLDQLKELDVKRRDLLVKSEELKAHRNVASTAIAQAKRNKEDASDQIAQMQKVSAEIKSLDSQLAEVDQKLNDIVVTLPNMPHADVPVGADEDENVEVRRWGTPRDFDFEAKAHWDLGEDLDILDWERGAKVTGSRFLFYKGLGARLERAIYNFMLDEHAKEGYTEVIPPYMVNHDSMFGTGQYPKFKEDTFELADSDYVLIPTAEVPLTNYYRGEILDGKEMPVYFTAMSPSFRSEAGSAGRDTRGLIRLHQFHKVEMVKFAKPETSYEELEKMTANAENILQKLNLPYRVITLCTGDMGFSAAKTYDVEVWIPAQNTYREISSCSNCEDFQARRAQIRYRDEADGKVKLLHTLNGSGLAVGRTVAAILENYQNEDGSVTIPEVLRPYMGGVEVIKAD from the coding sequence ATGTTAGATTTAAAACGTATCCGTCAAAATTTTGACGAAGTCGCTAAAAACTTAGCCAACCGTGGTGTCAAGGCTGAAACCCTGGATCAGCTCAAAGAACTGGATGTTAAACGTCGTGACCTCCTAGTTAAATCCGAAGAACTCAAGGCTCACCGCAATGTCGCTTCTACTGCTATTGCCCAAGCCAAGCGAAACAAAGAAGATGCTTCCGACCAAATTGCCCAAATGCAAAAGGTTTCTGCGGAAATCAAGTCTCTAGATAGCCAGTTGGCTGAGGTTGACCAAAAGCTCAACGACATCGTGGTTACCCTGCCAAACATGCCACACGCTGATGTGCCTGTCGGTGCTGACGAAGATGAAAATGTTGAAGTACGCCGCTGGGGAACCCCTCGTGACTTTGATTTTGAGGCTAAGGCCCACTGGGATTTAGGCGAAGACCTAGACATCCTGGATTGGGAGCGTGGTGCCAAGGTTACTGGCTCTCGCTTTCTTTTCTACAAGGGACTGGGCGCTCGCTTGGAGAGGGCCATCTATAACTTCATGTTGGATGAGCACGCTAAGGAAGGCTATACCGAAGTTATCCCTCCTTACATGGTCAATCACGATTCCATGTTCGGTACGGGTCAATATCCAAAATTCAAGGAAGATACCTTTGAATTAGCTGATTCGGACTATGTTCTCATTCCAACGGCTGAAGTGCCTCTGACCAACTACTATCGAGGGGAAATTCTTGATGGCAAGGAGATGCCGGTCTACTTTACCGCTATGAGCCCATCCTTCCGCTCTGAGGCTGGCTCTGCTGGTCGCGATACTCGTGGTCTCATTCGCCTCCACCAATTCCACAAGGTTGAAATGGTCAAGTTTGCCAAGCCAGAAACTTCCTATGAAGAATTGGAAAAGATGACCGCTAATGCTGAAAACATTCTGCAAAAGTTGAATCTGCCCTACCGGGTGATTACCCTTTGTACAGGAGATATGGGCTTCTCAGCTGCCAAGACCTACGATGTGGAAGTATGGATTCCTGCCCAAAATACCTATCGGGAAATTTCTTCTTGCTCTAACTGTGAAGATTTCCAAGCCCGTCGAGCACAAATTCGCTACCGTGACGAGGCTGACGGCAAGGTTAAACTCCTCCATACCCTCAATGGTTCTGGTTTAGCCGTTGGCCGGACGGTTGCTGCTATCCTAGAAAACTACCAAAATGAAGATGGTTCGGTGACCATTCCAGAAGTCCTTCGTCCTTATATGGGTGGGGTTGAAGTCATTAAGGCTGATTAA
- a CDS encoding PTS mannose/fructose/sorbose transporter subunit IIC, which yields MSVISIILILLISFLAGLDGILDQFQFHQPLVACTLIGLAAGQPAAGIMLGGTLQFLALGWANIGAAVAPDVALASTAAAVVMIKGGDFSQKGITIAYGVAVPLAIAGLALTMVVRAVSIGIVHGADAAAKSGNIRAVERSHYFALLLQGLRIVLPVALLLALPADHVKSILEAIPSWLSDGMTIGGGMVVAVGYAMILNMMATREVWPFFIIGFVLAAIPDTQITLFGLGMVGVALAMIYIAITNQAGSSNGGDANTGSDDPIGDILEDY from the coding sequence ATGTCAGTTATTTCTATTATTTTGATCCTCCTCATCTCATTCCTTGCGGGTCTTGATGGTATCTTGGATCAATTTCAATTCCACCAACCACTAGTAGCCTGTACCTTAATTGGTTTAGCTGCTGGTCAACCTGCTGCAGGTATCATGCTTGGTGGAACTTTACAATTTCTTGCTCTTGGTTGGGCAAATATTGGTGCGGCAGTTGCACCAGATGTTGCCCTTGCTTCAACTGCCGCTGCAGTAGTTATGATTAAAGGTGGAGATTTCTCACAAAAAGGAATCACCATTGCCTATGGTGTTGCGGTACCACTTGCTATTGCCGGTCTTGCATTAACAATGGTAGTACGTGCAGTTTCAATCGGTATTGTCCATGGGGCTGATGCGGCTGCAAAGAGTGGTAACATCAGGGCAGTTGAGCGTTCACATTATTTTGCTCTTCTTCTTCAAGGTCTTCGTATCGTTCTTCCTGTTGCTTTATTGCTTGCACTTCCTGCTGATCATGTTAAATCAATACTGGAAGCTATTCCTAGTTGGCTATCTGATGGTATGACTATCGGAGGTGGTATGGTTGTTGCTGTCGGTTATGCAATGATTCTTAATATGATGGCAACGAGAGAAGTTTGGCCATTCTTTATTATCGGTTTTGTTCTTGCTGCCATTCCTGACACACAAATTACTCTTTTTGGACTAGGCATGGTTGGTGTAGCGCTTGCTATGATTTATATTGCCATTACTAATCAAGCTGGCAGTAGCAATGGTGGAGACGCTAATACTGGGTCAGATGATCCAATCGGCGATATCCTAGAAGATTACTAG
- a CDS encoding DUF956 family protein — protein MAQSLNRTVDLATTGVFYMGMGNKVGKYMLGDKALEFYNDNNPEDNIQIPWTSVEKIGANVSGRKVSRHFQVFTKQGKFLFASKDSGKILKAAREKVGNDKIVRLPTLWQKVWRSITGLFKKKG, from the coding sequence ATGGCACAATCACTTAATCGCACGGTAGATTTAGCAACAACTGGTGTCTTTTATATGGGCATGGGCAATAAGGTCGGCAAGTACATGCTGGGCGACAAGGCCCTGGAATTTTACAATGACAACAACCCTGAAGACAATATCCAAATCCCTTGGACTTCTGTGGAAAAAATCGGAGCTAATGTCTCAGGACGTAAGGTTAGCCGGCATTTCCAGGTCTTTACCAAGCAAGGAAAATTTCTCTTTGCCTCCAAGGACTCGGGTAAGATTCTCAAAGCTGCTCGCGAAAAGGTTGGCAATGATAAAATCGTTCGTCTCCCCACTCTCTGGCAGAAGGTTTGGAGGAGTATCACAGGCCTCTTTAAAAAGAAGGGTTAA
- a CDS encoding PTS system mannose/fructose/sorbose family transporter subunit IID — translation MADKKITLTKADRFKTFIRSYFLLSSFNYERMQNGGVAYTFIPAIKKLYSSKEDRAAALKRHLEFFNTHPFMANPIFGVTLALEEDRANGAKVDDAAISGVKVGMMGPLAGAGDPLFWFTLRPILLSLGASLAVSGNILGPILFYVLWNVMAFVVKWYSQEFGYRAGTAITDDVSGNLLQQVTRGASMMGMFVIGSLIERWVTITFTPVVSTVKQQSDAYIHWNKIPSGVKGIKEVLTQYNLGKGKSLDVNKVTTLQDNLDQLIPGLAALGLTFLCMYLLKKRVSPIIIILGIFVVAIVAHVVGLI, via the coding sequence ATGGCTGATAAGAAAATTACTCTAACAAAAGCAGATCGCTTTAAAACATTCATCCGCTCCTACTTCCTTTTGAGTTCTTTCAACTACGAACGGATGCAAAATGGTGGGGTGGCCTACACCTTTATCCCTGCCATCAAAAAACTTTACAGCTCTAAGGAAGACCGAGCTGCTGCTCTCAAACGTCACTTAGAATTCTTCAATACCCATCCCTTCATGGCTAACCCAATTTTCGGGGTTACCCTGGCCCTGGAAGAAGACCGGGCTAACGGGGCCAAGGTAGACGATGCCGCTATTAGCGGGGTTAAGGTTGGTATGATGGGACCTCTGGCTGGTGCTGGTGACCCGCTCTTTTGGTTTACCCTTCGTCCAATCCTCCTCTCCTTGGGGGCTAGTTTGGCTGTTTCTGGTAACATCCTTGGACCAATTCTTTTCTATGTACTTTGGAATGTCATGGCCTTTGTTGTTAAATGGTATAGTCAAGAATTTGGTTACCGAGCAGGGACTGCCATTACCGATGACGTCTCAGGTAATCTGCTCCAACAAGTAACCCGTGGAGCTTCTATGATGGGGATGTTTGTTATCGGATCCCTTATCGAACGCTGGGTAACCATCACCTTTACCCCAGTAGTTTCGACGGTTAAGCAACAATCCGATGCCTACATCCACTGGAATAAAATTCCATCTGGTGTTAAAGGAATTAAGGAAGTCCTGACCCAATACAATCTTGGTAAGGGTAAGTCTCTAGATGTTAATAAGGTAACAACCCTGCAAGACAACCTGGATCAATTGATTCCTGGTCTGGCAGCCCTTGGTTTGACCTTCTTATGTATGTACCTGCTTAAGAAGAGGGTTTCTCCAATCATCATTATCTTGGGAATCTTTGTTGTAGCAATCGTTGCCCATGTCGTTGGCTTGATCTAA
- the accD gene encoding acetyl-CoA carboxylase, carboxyltransferase subunit beta translates to MALFKRKDKYIRINPNRSLRTPEQAKPEVPDELFAKCPGCKHVIYQKDLGAEKMCPACGYNFRISAPERLALTVDQDSFKEMFTGIDSKDPLNFPGYKDKLAAAKEKTGLDEAVMTGTAKIQGQDLALAIMDSNFIMASMGTVVGEKITRLFEYATEHKLPVVIFTASGGARMQEGIMSLMQMAKISAAVKRHSNASLFYLTVLTDPTTGGVTASFAMEGDIIIAEPQTLVGFAGRRVIETTVRQTLPDDFQKSEFLLEHGFIDAIVKRTQMKETIAKLLAFHGGAK, encoded by the coding sequence ATGGCTCTATTTAAAAGAAAAGATAAGTATATCCGTATCAATCCCAATCGATCCTTAAGGACACCTGAGCAGGCTAAACCAGAGGTTCCAGACGAGCTTTTTGCCAAATGTCCTGGCTGTAAGCATGTCATCTACCAGAAGGACCTGGGGGCTGAAAAGATGTGCCCAGCCTGTGGTTATAACTTTCGCATCTCAGCTCCAGAGCGTCTCGCTTTGACCGTTGACCAGGATAGCTTTAAGGAAATGTTCACGGGGATTGACAGTAAGGACCCCCTTAACTTCCCAGGCTACAAGGATAAGTTAGCAGCTGCCAAGGAAAAAACTGGCCTTGATGAAGCTGTTATGACTGGGACGGCCAAGATCCAAGGTCAAGACCTGGCCCTAGCTATCATGGATTCTAACTTCATCATGGCTTCCATGGGGACGGTTGTTGGGGAAAAAATTACCCGTCTCTTTGAATATGCGACCGAACACAAGTTGCCAGTCGTAATCTTCACCGCTTCTGGCGGTGCCCGGATGCAAGAGGGTATCATGAGTCTCATGCAGATGGCTAAAATTTCTGCAGCAGTCAAACGCCATTCCAATGCTAGTCTCTTTTACCTAACGGTTCTGACGGACCCAACAACTGGTGGGGTTACAGCCTCCTTTGCTATGGAAGGGGACATCATTATTGCTGAGCCTCAGACTCTAGTAGGCTTTGCTGGTCGTCGTGTTATTGAAACGACGGTGCGTCAGACCCTGCCAGATGACTTCCAAAAATCAGAATTCCTCTTAGAACACGGCTTTATTGATGCCATTGTCAAGCGGACACAGATGAAGGAGACCATTGCGAAATTATTAGCCTTTCATGGAGGTGCCAAATGA
- a CDS encoding PTS sugar transporter subunit IIB, giving the protein MGIGIIIASHGKFAEGIHQSGSMIFGEQEKVQVVTFMPNEGPDDLYGHFNDAIAQFEADDEILVLADLWSGSPFNQASRVMGELSDRKMAIITGLNLPMLIQAYTERMMAADAGVDQVAANIIKEAKGGIKPLPEELDPVEEAPAATAAPAAPQGAIPEGTVIGDGKLKINLARVDTRLLHGQVATNWTPASKANRIIVASDAVSKDEMRKELIKQAAPNGIRANVIPIKKLIEAAKDPRFGDTHALILFETPQDALRAIEGGVPIKELNIGSMAHSTGKTMVNNVLSMDKNDVATFETLRDLGIKFDVRKVSGDTPKDLFDLIKKANVQ; this is encoded by the coding sequence ATGGGTATCGGTATTATTATTGCCAGCCACGGTAAATTTGCTGAAGGTATCCACCAATCTGGCTCCATGATTTTTGGTGAGCAAGAAAAGGTTCAAGTTGTAACCTTTATGCCAAATGAAGGACCTGATGATTTGTATGGACACTTCAACGATGCTATCGCACAATTTGAGGCTGACGATGAAATCCTAGTCCTAGCTGACCTTTGGTCAGGTTCACCATTTAACCAAGCTAGCCGAGTTATGGGTGAATTGAGTGATCGCAAGATGGCTATCATCACAGGACTAAACTTGCCAATGCTGATCCAAGCCTACACAGAACGCATGATGGCGGCTGATGCAGGTGTGGATCAAGTAGCGGCAAACATCATCAAGGAAGCAAAAGGTGGAATCAAACCGCTTCCTGAAGAGCTTGACCCCGTTGAGGAAGCCCCAGCAGCTACTGCTGCTCCTGCTGCCCCTCAAGGTGCTATTCCAGAAGGAACTGTCATTGGAGATGGTAAGCTTAAAATTAATTTAGCCCGTGTAGATACACGTCTCCTACACGGTCAAGTGGCAACTAATTGGACACCAGCTTCTAAGGCTAACCGAATTATTGTTGCTTCTGATGCCGTTTCAAAAGATGAAATGCGTAAGGAATTAATTAAGCAGGCTGCCCCTAACGGAATTAGAGCGAATGTTATTCCAATCAAGAAATTGATTGAAGCGGCTAAGGACCCTCGCTTCGGGGATACGCATGCGCTTATTTTGTTTGAAACACCTCAAGATGCTCTTCGTGCAATTGAAGGAGGAGTCCCAATCAAGGAACTTAATATCGGTTCCATGGCTCACTCAACGGGCAAAACGATGGTTAATAACGTTTTGTCAATGGATAAGAATGACGTAGCAACCTTCGAAACGTTGCGTGATCTTGGTATAAAATTCGATGTTCGTAAAGTATCTGGAGACACTCCAAAAGATCTTTTTGACTTAATTAAAAAGGCAAATGTTCAGTAA
- a CDS encoding putative holin-like toxin, which produces MSTFEALTLIFVAGNFIINLMRIVLELLKWTKK; this is translated from the coding sequence TTGTCAACATTTGAGGCACTAACTCTCATTTTCGTTGCTGGTAATTTTATCATCAATCTCATGAGAATTGTTCTCGAATTGTTAAAATGGACAAAAAAATAA
- a CDS encoding acetyl-CoA carboxylase carboxyl transferase subunit alpha, whose protein sequence is MSDVARILKEARDQGRMTSLDYAKEVFDDFFELHGDRHFADDGAVIGGLATLNGRPITVVGIQKGKNLQDNLNRNFGQPNPDGYRKALRLMKQAEKFGRPVVTFINTAGAYPGIGAEERGQGEAIAKNLMEMSDLKVPIIAIIIGEGGSGGALALAVADKVWMLEHTIYAILSPEGFASILWKDGSRATEAAELMKLTAGELYKMDVIDKVVPEHGYFSSEIVENIKTSLIEDLDRLSALPLDQLLEDRYQRFRKY, encoded by the coding sequence ATGAGTGATGTCGCCCGTATTTTAAAAGAAGCCCGTGACCAAGGGCGAATGACCAGCCTTGACTATGCCAAGGAAGTCTTCGATGATTTCTTTGAACTGCATGGTGATCGCCATTTTGCAGATGACGGAGCTGTTATTGGTGGCCTGGCAACCCTGAATGGCCGGCCAATTACTGTGGTCGGTATCCAAAAGGGCAAAAACCTTCAGGATAACCTTAACCGCAATTTTGGTCAGCCCAACCCAGACGGTTACCGCAAGGCCCTGCGACTGATGAAGCAGGCTGAGAAATTTGGCCGTCCTGTTGTGACCTTCATCAATACAGCCGGTGCCTATCCAGGTATTGGTGCCGAAGAGCGGGGCCAAGGGGAGGCTATTGCCAAGAACCTGATGGAAATGAGTGACCTCAAGGTCCCCATCATCGCCATTATTATTGGTGAAGGGGGGTCTGGTGGAGCCCTGGCCCTAGCTGTTGCTGACAAGGTGTGGATGCTAGAGCACACCATCTATGCCATCCTCAGTCCAGAAGGCTTTGCTTCCATTCTCTGGAAGGATGGCTCTAGAGCTACCGAGGCCGCTGAACTGATGAAGTTGACCGCTGGTGAGCTCTACAAGATGGACGTTATTGATAAGGTCGTTCCAGAGCATGGCTACTTTAGTAGTGAAATTGTTGAGAACATCAAGACCAGTCTAATTGAAGACTTGGACCGCTTGAGCGCCCTACCGCTTGACCAACTTCTAGAAGACCGCTATCAACGCTTTAGAAAATACTAA